One Bacteroidales bacterium DNA window includes the following coding sequences:
- a CDS encoding nitroreductase family protein, translating to MMTIHDLVLKSRSCRRFKEQEPISRQQLVDLVELARLSPSGANLQPLKYMLSYESDSNQKIFDCVKWAAYFKEWKGPQPGERPAAYIIMLADNNLRAESCHDQGIAAQSIMLGATEMRLGGCMIANINRSQLQQAFNIPQHLHIALVLALGVPAETIVIDEIKDNNIRYWRDSDGVHHVPKRKIEDLIII from the coding sequence ATGATGACTATTCACGACCTTGTGCTCAAAAGCCGCTCCTGCCGCCGGTTTAAAGAGCAGGAGCCCATAAGCCGGCAGCAACTTGTCGATTTGGTAGAGCTGGCACGGCTCTCACCGTCAGGAGCCAATTTGCAACCGCTCAAATACATGCTTTCGTATGAGTCCGATTCCAACCAAAAGATTTTCGATTGCGTGAAGTGGGCAGCTTATTTCAAAGAATGGAAAGGGCCGCAACCCGGCGAACGCCCTGCAGCATACATTATCATGCTGGCAGATAACAATTTACGCGCCGAATCATGCCACGACCAGGGAATTGCAGCACAAAGCATTATGCTTGGCGCCACCGAAATGCGGCTTGGCGGCTGCATGATTGCCAATATCAACCGAAGCCAGCTTCAGCAAGCTTTCAATATTCCGCAACACCTGCACATCGCTCTGGTGCTCGCCCTGGGTGTGCCTGCCGAAACCATTGTCATCGACGAGATTAAAGATAACAACATCCGCTATTGGCGCGACAGCGACGGGGTGCATCATGTTCCCAAAAGAAAAATTGAGGATCTTATTATTATTTAA
- a CDS encoding Omp28-related outer membrane protein, whose translation MTRKFFFTIVLAFAIGSFGWMSCEKIDEPIKVVDHKIYPENPDDTLFFKDSISTTLRQVLLEEFTGHRCVNCPEASLMVHQLAASLDHRLIIYNVHSGNFAEPQLNTCFNTDFRSTVGNKLNLDFGIWAYPSAMIDRVKKQGMYTILKGDWEGMVTDELAKPNVANLKLVSTWFPKLSTVTIAVETEFLVETVGEYRLAVYLVEDSIISPQLNNKPQIGADTLMNYVHHNVLRDAINGTYGEYVTESTGLVSGEIYTKRYNYTVNPDWNIEHCNLIAYLGKYDATYNLIEIIQVVELAVKTE comes from the coding sequence ATGACAAGGAAATTTTTCTTCACCATAGTGCTCGCCTTCGCCATCGGTTCGTTTGGCTGGATGTCGTGCGAAAAAATCGACGAGCCGATAAAAGTTGTCGACCACAAAATTTATCCTGAAAACCCTGACGACACTTTGTTTTTTAAAGATTCGATAAGCACCACCCTGCGTCAGGTGCTGCTAGAAGAGTTTACCGGGCACCGGTGTGTAAACTGCCCGGAAGCTTCGCTGATGGTGCACCAACTGGCGGCTTCCCTCGACCACCGGCTGATCATCTACAACGTGCACTCCGGCAACTTTGCAGAGCCTCAACTCAACACATGCTTCAATACTGATTTTAGAAGTACGGTGGGCAACAAGCTAAATCTTGATTTCGGAATTTGGGCTTATCCCTCTGCGATGATCGATCGTGTGAAAAAACAGGGGATGTATACGATTCTTAAAGGAGACTGGGAAGGGATGGTTACTGACGAGCTGGCCAAACCCAACGTTGCCAACCTGAAGCTTGTCAGCACGTGGTTTCCCAAACTCAGCACCGTAACAATTGCAGTCGAAACAGAGTTTCTCGTCGAAACTGTCGGAGAGTATAGGCTGGCTGTTTATTTGGTTGAAGACAGCATTATTTCGCCGCAGCTCAACAATAAGCCACAAATTGGTGCTGACACGCTGATGAACTATGTGCATCACAACGTGCTGCGCGACGCCATCAACGGCACTTACGGGGAATATGTTACTGAGAGTACCGGACTTGTTTCCGGCGAAATTTATACCAAACGTTACAATTACACCGTCAACCCCGACTGGAACATAGAGCACTGCAATCTGATTGCCTACCTCGGAAAATACGACGCAACCTACAACCTCATCGAAATCATTCAGGTAGTTGAGCTTGCCGTGAAGACGGAGTAG